In Mycobacterium sp. ITM-2016-00317, the genomic window CAATCTAATTGTGCGCTGCGACGGCGGAGGTCCACGTCACGCCGCGTCCGGCCGACATCTTCTTGATCTCGAAACCGTGGTCGGCGCCGTACCGGAGGGCCGGCGCAGGAAGCTCGGCTGCGGTGCTCAAGGCGAGCACACTCGGCCCAGCGCCTGACAGCACTCCTGCCACTCCGCAACGCCGCAGCACCGCGAGGTATTCCGCCGACGCGGGCATCGCGGCGGCGCGCTGAGGCTGGTGCAGCACGTCCTCGGTCGCAGGCATCAGTAGGTCGGGCCGCTCGGTGAGCGCGACGACCAGCAGCGCCGACCGGCTCAGGTTGAAGCGGGCGTCGGTGTGGCGGACCTGCTCGGGTAGCAGCACCCGGGTCTCCGCGGTCGACGAGCGAACCTGCGGGACGGCCGCGAACAACGTGATGTCCGGGTGCAGCCGGATCGGGGCCGCGGCGTACCGGGGCTCCCCGGCGCCGGCCTCGGTCCAGGAGACGACCGCGCCACCGAGCACCGCGGCGGCCGCGTTGTCCGGGTGTCCTTCGAATTCCGACGACACCTGCACCAACCGCTCCTGCGACATCGGTGCGCAATTCGCTTGTGCGGCAATTCCATTGGCGGCAGCCAGGCCGCCGACCACGGCAGCGGCCGACGAACCCAGTCCGCGGGAATGCGGGATGTCGTTGCGGCAGCGGACGATCAGACCGGGAGCCGAGACCCCCGTCTCGCGCAGCCCGCGTTCGATGGCCTGCACCACCAGGTGCGAGGCGTCCAGCGGAACCTGGCCCGCACCCTCCCCCTCGACCTCGACGACCAGGCCCGATTCCGTTGTCTCGACCACGATTTCGTCGTAGAGGCCCAGGGCCACGCCCATGCTGTCGAAGCCGGGGCCGAGGTTGGCGCTGGATGCGGCGACCACGGCGGTGGCCGTCAGGCCGGGCTGCAGTGTGCGGGTCACGGTCAACGAATTCCTAGACCAGCCCGAGTTTGGCGACCACGGCGACCGGGTCCACCGGCACCGGGATGACCGCGGGCATGCCCTTGAGCGCGGTGTCGGGGTCCTTGAGCCCGTTGCCGGTGACGGTGCACACGACCGTGGAACCCTTGGCGACCCAGCCGTCTTCGATGGACTTGAGCAGTCCGGCGATGCTCGCCGCCGATGCGGGCTCGACGAACACACCTTCGGTGCGGGCGACGAGGTGGTAGGCCGCCAGGATCTCCTCGTCGGTGGCGGCCAGGAACCGTCCCCCGGACTGCTGCTGGGCCTCGACGGCCGAGTTCCACGATGCGGGCGACCCGATCCGGATCGCGGTCGCGATCGTCTCGGGATCGCTGACCGGCTCCCCGAGCACCAGCGGTGCGGCGCCGGCGGCCTGCGTGCCGAGCATCCGGGGCAACTGCGCGGCCAGCCCGTCCCGGTGGTACTCGGTGTAGCCCTTCCAGTAGGCCGTGATGTTGCCCGCGTTGCCGACCGGCAGCGCATGCACATCGGGGGCGTCACCGAGCGCGTCCACGATCTCGAATGCGGCGGTCTTCTGCCCTTCGATGCGGAACGGGTTGACCGAGTTGACAAGCGAGACCGTCGGGAAATCGGAGGTCAACTTGCGGGCCAGTTCCAGGCAGTCGTCGAAGTTGCCGTCGATCTGGATGATCTTGGCGCCGTGCATGACGGCCTGGGCCAGTTTGCCCATCGCGATCTTGCCCTGCGGCACCAGCACGGCGCAGGTGATCCCGGCCCGCGCGGCGTAGGCGGCAGCCGAGGCGGAGGTGTTGCCCGTCGAGGCACACAGCACCGCCTGCTGTCCGCGTGAGACTGCCTCGGTGACCGCCATCGTCATGCCGCGGTCCTTGAAGGAGCCGGTCGGGTTGAGCCCCTCGACCTTCAGATGCACTGTGCAGCCGGTGTATTCGGACAGCCGCGGGGCGGGCAGCAGCGGGGTGCCGCCCTCCCGCAGCGTGATCGGCGTCCAGCTGTCCTCGACGGGCAGCCGGTCACGATAGGCCTCGATCAGGCCCGGCCAGGGCTGGTGCACGGCACGGGTGGTGCTCACTCTGTGGTCCCTTCCATCCGCAGGACGCTGTTGATGTTCTGAACGACTTCCAGATCACCCAGCGCGGCAACGGTTTCCGACAATGCGGCATCGGTGGCCTCGTGGGTCACCACGACGATGCGCGCACCGCAGCGCTGACCGCCCTCGTCGACCATGCCTTCCTGGCGCACCTCGGCGATGCTGACTTCACGCTTGCTGAACTCGGCCGCCACCGCCGAGAGCACGCCCGGCCGGTCGGCGACGTTCATGTTGACGTAGTAGCGCGTCGGGATGACGCCGATCGGGGCGATCGGCAGCTTGGCGTACTTGGACTCCCGCGGACCGCGGCCGCCCTGCACGCGGTTGCGCGCCGCCATGACCAGGTCACCCAGCACAGCCGAGGCGGTCGGCGAACCGCCCGCGCCCTGCCCGTAGAACATCAGGCGCCCGGCGGCCTCGGCCTCGACGACCACAGCGTTGAACGCGCCGTTGACCGAGGCCAACGGATGCTCCAGCGGGACCAGCGCAGGATAGACCCGGGCGGAGACCTTCTGCTTGCCCTTACCGGTGGTGAGCCGCTCACAGATCGCCAGCAGCTTGATCGTGCAGCCGAGAGAACGCGCCGAGACGAAGTCGGCCGCGGTGACCTTGGTGATGCCTTCGCGGTAGACGTCGTCGGCGGTGACCCGGGTGTGGAACGCGATCGAGGCCAGGATCGCCGCCTTGGCCGCGGCGTCGTAACCCTCGACGTCGGCCGTCGGGTCCGCCTCGGCGTACCCGAGCGCGGACGCGTCCGCGAGGGCCGAGGTGTAGTCGGCGCCGGTGCTGTCCATCTCGGAGAGGATGTAGTTGGTCGTGCCGTTGACGATTCCGGCCACGCGCAGCACGGTGTCACCGGCCAGCGACTGGGTGAGCGGGCGGATGACCGGGATGGCACCAGCGACCGCGGCCTCGAAGTACAGGTCCACGTGGGCGTGCTCGGCGGCCTCCGCCAACTTGCCCGCCGACACGGCCATCAGCGCCTTGTTGGCGGTGACGACCGATTTGCCCTGCTCGAGGGCGGCGAGGATGGCCTTGCGCGCCGGTTCGACCGGGCCCATCAGTTCGACGACGATGTCGACGTCGTCGCGCGAGACGAGCTCTTCGACGTTGTCGGTCAGCATCTCCACCGGGACGCCGCGGTCGGCGGCCACCCGCCGGACCCCGATGCCGCGGATCGCCAGCGGTGCACCGATCCGGGCGGTCAGGTCGGCCGCGCTCTCCTCGATGATGCGCACCACTTCGCTGCCCACATTGCCCAGCCCCAGTACGGCCACGCCGATTTCGTCACTCACCGCTTCACCTCACTCACTTCCAGACTCAAGAGATCGTCGACCGTCTCCCGGCGCAGGATCAGGCGTGCCCGCCCGTCGCGCACGGCCACCACGGCCGGCCGATCAGGTTGTAGCGGCTCGACATCGAATAGCAGTATGCGCCGGTGGCCGCGACGCCGAGCAGATCCCCCGGTGTCACGTCGCCGGACAGCCATGCATCGCGCACCACGATGTCGCCGCTCTCACAGTGCTTGCCCACCACCCGGGACAGCGTCGGCTCCGTGTCGCTGGTCCGCGACACCAGCCGGACGTCGTACTCGGCGTCGTAGAGGGAGGTCCTGATGTTGTCGCTCATCCCGCCGTCGACGCTGACGTAGCGGCGGCTGCGGTCGGCGGCCACGGCGACGTCCTTGACGGTGCCGACCTCGTAGAGGGTGATCGTGCCGGGGCCCGCGATGGCGCGCCCGGGTTCGACCACCAGCCGGGGTGCGGGCAGCCCGACAGCGGCGGACTCCTCGCGAACGATCGACTGGAGTTTCGCGGCCAGATCGGCCATCGGCGGCGGGTCGTCCTGCGGGAGGTAGGAGATGCCCAGTCCCCCACCGAGGTCGACGATGTCCATCTGGGAGGTCTTGTCGACGCCGAACTCGGCGACCACGTCTCGCAGCAGCCCGATCACCCGGCGGGCGGCCAGCTCGAAGCCGGCGACGTCGAAGATCTGGGAGCCGATGTGGCTGTGCAGGCCCACCAGGCGCAGGTTGTCGGTCTCGAACACCCGGCGCACCGCGGCCATCGCCGCGCCGCT contains:
- the thrB gene encoding homoserine kinase → MTRTLQPGLTATAVVAASSANLGPGFDSMGVALGLYDEIVVETTESGLVVEVEGEGAGQVPLDASHLVVQAIERGLRETGVSAPGLIVRCRNDIPHSRGLGSSAAAVVGGLAAANGIAAQANCAPMSQERLVQVSSEFEGHPDNAAAAVLGGAVVSWTEAGAGEPRYAAAPIRLHPDITLFAAVPQVRSSTAETRVLLPEQVRHTDARFNLSRSALLVVALTERPDLLMPATEDVLHQPQRAAAMPASAEYLAVLRRCGVAGVLSGAGPSVLALSTAAELPAPALRYGADHGFEIKKMSAGRGVTWTSAVAAHN
- a CDS encoding homoserine dehydrogenase → MSDEIGVAVLGLGNVGSEVVRIIEESAADLTARIGAPLAIRGIGVRRVAADRGVPVEMLTDNVEELVSRDDVDIVVELMGPVEPARKAILAALEQGKSVVTANKALMAVSAGKLAEAAEHAHVDLYFEAAVAGAIPVIRPLTQSLAGDTVLRVAGIVNGTTNYILSEMDSTGADYTSALADASALGYAEADPTADVEGYDAAAKAAILASIAFHTRVTADDVYREGITKVTAADFVSARSLGCTIKLLAICERLTTGKGKQKVSARVYPALVPLEHPLASVNGAFNAVVVEAEAAGRLMFYGQGAGGSPTASAVLGDLVMAARNRVQGGRGPRESKYAKLPIAPIGVIPTRYYVNMNVADRPGVLSAVAAEFSKREVSIAEVRQEGMVDEGGQRCGARIVVVTHEATDAALSETVAALGDLEVVQNINSVLRMEGTTE
- the thrC gene encoding threonine synthase, coding for MSTTRAVHQPWPGLIEAYRDRLPVEDSWTPITLREGGTPLLPAPRLSEYTGCTVHLKVEGLNPTGSFKDRGMTMAVTEAVSRGQQAVLCASTGNTSASAAAYAARAGITCAVLVPQGKIAMGKLAQAVMHGAKIIQIDGNFDDCLELARKLTSDFPTVSLVNSVNPFRIEGQKTAAFEIVDALGDAPDVHALPVGNAGNITAYWKGYTEYHRDGLAAQLPRMLGTQAAGAAPLVLGEPVSDPETIATAIRIGSPASWNSAVEAQQQSGGRFLAATDEEILAAYHLVARTEGVFVEPASAASIAGLLKSIEDGWVAKGSTVVCTVTGNGLKDPDTALKGMPAVIPVPVDPVAVVAKLGLV